A window from Micromonospora profundi encodes these proteins:
- a CDS encoding carboxymuconolactone decarboxylase family protein — protein MAHIDLGVDETEFPGVRGLMKYRPVTGKPMMELAETLLRGPLSLPTADRELIAAYVSGRNECTYCCSAHSAFAAALLDEGMTVVDQVRADVDTAPVGAKLCALLHIAGAVQRSGREVTPELVEAARTEGATDEEIHDTVLIAAAFCMVNRYVDGLGTFAPSDPKFYDEAAQRITSVGYRNMA, from the coding sequence ATGGCACACATCGACCTGGGCGTGGACGAGACCGAGTTTCCCGGGGTCCGGGGCCTGATGAAGTACCGGCCGGTGACCGGGAAGCCGATGATGGAGCTGGCCGAAACCCTGCTGCGTGGGCCGCTGAGTCTGCCGACGGCTGATCGGGAGTTGATCGCCGCGTACGTCTCCGGTCGCAACGAGTGCACCTACTGCTGCTCGGCGCACTCGGCATTCGCGGCGGCCCTGCTCGACGAGGGCATGACGGTTGTCGACCAGGTACGCGCCGATGTGGACACTGCCCCGGTCGGCGCGAAACTGTGCGCTCTGCTGCACATCGCCGGGGCCGTGCAGCGCAGCGGCCGCGAGGTCACCCCCGAGTTGGTCGAGGCGGCCCGCACCGAGGGCGCCACCGACGAGGAGATCCACGACACGGTGCTGATCGCGGCGGCCTTCTGCATGGTCAACAGGTACGTCGACGGCCTGGGCACGTTCGCCCCGAGTGATCCGAAGTTCTACGACGAGGCGGCCCAAAGGATCACCAGCGTCGGCTACCGCAACATGGCCTGA
- a CDS encoding DUF3592 domain-containing protein, producing MWRRRSSVWANLGCVLLVVAGGALLWLPFHTQFELDDWAAELRTRGVPARAVVDDRVTKEGGNRESPSTTMYFRYDLSGRTYEQEVGCVEVCRSAGDEVSIWVNPADPGDFVTDFGQLSGHRGRVQGVLGAVGFGILVLAVPLLLSRVPFRRWFPRRTRRRPVALVRGGGRFTGRSKHKGYGRR from the coding sequence ATGTGGCGACGACGCTCGTCGGTCTGGGCGAACCTCGGTTGCGTGTTGCTGGTGGTGGCCGGAGGCGCATTGCTGTGGCTGCCGTTCCACACCCAGTTCGAGCTGGACGACTGGGCAGCCGAGCTGAGGACGAGGGGCGTGCCGGCGCGGGCGGTCGTCGACGACCGCGTGACGAAGGAAGGCGGCAATCGGGAGAGCCCGTCCACCACAATGTATTTCCGGTACGACCTGTCCGGCCGGACGTACGAGCAGGAGGTCGGCTGCGTCGAGGTGTGCCGGTCAGCCGGAGACGAGGTGTCGATCTGGGTGAACCCCGCCGACCCTGGGGACTTTGTCACGGACTTCGGCCAGCTCAGCGGGCACCGCGGTCGCGTGCAGGGAGTGCTGGGGGCCGTGGGGTTTGGGATCCTGGTCCTTGCGGTTCCGCTGCTGCTGTCACGAGTTCCGTTCCGCCGGTGGTTTCCTCGGCGTACCCGGCGCCGGCCTGTCGCGCTGGTACGGGGTGGCGGCAGATTCACGGGCCGCTCCAAGCACAAGGGGTACGGCCGGCGTTGA
- a CDS encoding arabinan endo-1,5-alpha-L-arabinosidase: MIPSALPVPRLGSRLAVLVAAIAVVAAGGAVVTARPSDAAPPGAAVPLAAATPTVPPAAYPNPGVVTGNVGVHDPTIVRRPTGGYLLAHTGDNIALKTSTDRTAFRNAGSAFPGGAPWTTAYTGGSRNLWAPDLTYRDGRYWMYYSASTFGSNRSAIFLATSTTGESGSWTNQGLVIETRTSDNFNAIDPNLFVDSDGRWWLSFGSFWSGIKLIALNPTTGKRADNTIHSISGRGGGAIEAPVIVKRGFWYYQWVSFDRCCQGASSTYRVMVGRSTSVTGPYVDRNGTPMNAGGATQVLASHGSIHGPGHQAVMADSDADVLVYHYYANNGTSLLGINLIGYDTAGWPFVY; the protein is encoded by the coding sequence ATGATCCCGTCAGCTCTCCCCGTACCCCGGCTTGGCAGCCGCCTCGCCGTGCTGGTCGCAGCTATCGCGGTGGTCGCGGCCGGCGGCGCGGTGGTGACCGCGCGCCCGTCGGACGCCGCGCCGCCCGGTGCCGCGGTCCCTCTGGCCGCCGCCACCCCGACCGTCCCACCGGCCGCCTACCCCAACCCGGGAGTGGTGACGGGCAACGTCGGCGTGCACGACCCGACGATTGTGCGCCGGCCCACCGGCGGCTATCTGCTGGCGCATACCGGCGACAACATCGCCCTGAAGACCTCCACCGACCGGACCGCGTTCCGCAATGCCGGCAGCGCGTTCCCCGGCGGTGCCCCGTGGACCACTGCGTACACCGGCGGCAGCCGCAACCTGTGGGCACCGGACCTCACCTACCGCGACGGCCGGTACTGGATGTACTACTCGGCCTCCACCTTCGGGTCCAACCGGTCGGCGATCTTCCTGGCGACAAGCACCACAGGTGAGTCCGGCAGTTGGACCAACCAGGGCCTGGTGATCGAGACCCGTACCTCGGACAACTTCAACGCCATCGACCCGAACCTGTTCGTCGACTCCGACGGCCGATGGTGGCTGAGCTTCGGCTCGTTCTGGTCCGGCATCAAACTGATCGCGCTCAACCCGACGACCGGTAAGCGCGCCGACAACACGATCCACAGCATCTCCGGCCGTGGCGGCGGCGCAATCGAGGCGCCGGTGATCGTCAAGCGCGGCTTCTGGTACTACCAGTGGGTGTCCTTCGACAGGTGCTGCCAGGGCGCCTCCAGCACGTACCGGGTCATGGTCGGCAGGTCGACAAGCGTCACCGGCCCGTACGTCGACCGCAACGGCACCCCGATGAACGCGGGCGGCGCGACCCAGGTGCTTGCCAGCCACGGCAGCATCCACGGCCCCGGTCACCAGGCCGTCATGGCGGACAGCGACGCCGACGTGCTCGTCTACCACTACTACGCGAACAACGGCACTTCGCTGCTCGGCATCAACCTCATCGGCTACGACACCGCCGGCTGGCCGTTCGTCTACTGA
- a CDS encoding MFS transporter, which translates to MRFLRRYVPREPQIRTLAIAALVDSIGSGLFLALLPVFVVTELHVPAVQVGLVVGAASVFGLVSPFPAGHLADRFGAAPVWSGLLVTRAACYTGFLFVDSLVQYAVIACLCTMLDRASGTVQQTYVVCLAAGSNRSESMAALRTVKNIGLSVGLVGAGGLIAIGGRGAFLAGFAVNAASYLVLLTTVRTIERRRRAGMATAAPAPVQQAVPDLTASPSAAHGAGPPPVLGGPASPLRNRAYVLLTAGNAILLLHDSVLFTLLPLWVITRTSLPHGLVGPLLALNTVLTVAVQVPLTRWSDGVTAARRMLLLATVPLLGACALFAASEPAPQLVAILLVAAAVVLLTAGENLHTVGAFELAHQLAPDRFAGRYLGLFNVGVSAQMVFGPPVMTGLVLRGPLGWLGLAAAFAAGAGALLAGARDPDKNQTRLARRSDTPRRFRSRPPSIPVPVPTPVAGASAPTVGSTSEQT; encoded by the coding sequence GTGAGGTTCCTGCGCCGCTACGTGCCGCGAGAGCCACAGATCCGTACGCTGGCCATCGCCGCACTCGTGGACTCGATCGGTAGCGGGCTCTTCCTTGCTCTTCTTCCGGTCTTCGTGGTGACGGAGCTGCACGTTCCGGCCGTGCAGGTTGGCCTGGTGGTAGGGGCGGCCAGCGTGTTCGGGCTGGTGTCACCCTTCCCCGCCGGCCACCTGGCTGACCGGTTTGGCGCGGCCCCTGTCTGGAGTGGGCTGCTGGTCACCCGGGCGGCCTGCTACACCGGCTTCCTGTTCGTCGACTCGCTGGTGCAGTACGCGGTCATCGCGTGCCTCTGCACGATGCTCGATCGAGCCAGCGGCACGGTGCAACAGACCTACGTCGTGTGCCTCGCCGCCGGAAGCAACCGCTCCGAATCGATGGCAGCCCTACGGACGGTGAAGAACATCGGACTGAGCGTAGGTCTGGTGGGTGCCGGTGGCCTCATCGCGATTGGCGGCCGAGGGGCATTCCTGGCCGGCTTCGCGGTAAACGCCGCTTCGTACCTGGTGCTGCTGACCACGGTACGCACGATCGAACGTCGTCGACGCGCTGGAATGGCCACCGCCGCGCCTGCCCCGGTACAGCAGGCGGTGCCGGACTTGACCGCTTCCCCGAGCGCCGCCCACGGGGCCGGTCCACCACCCGTGCTCGGCGGCCCAGCATCACCGCTGCGTAATCGCGCGTACGTACTTCTCACGGCCGGAAACGCGATCCTCCTGCTGCACGACTCGGTACTTTTCACCCTCCTCCCACTCTGGGTGATCACCCGCACGTCGCTGCCGCACGGCTTGGTCGGCCCCCTGCTGGCACTGAACACCGTGCTCACCGTCGCCGTGCAGGTGCCGCTGACCCGCTGGTCCGATGGCGTCACGGCGGCCCGGCGGATGCTGCTGCTAGCGACGGTGCCGCTGTTGGGAGCGTGCGCGCTGTTCGCTGCGTCCGAGCCAGCGCCGCAGCTGGTGGCTATCCTCCTGGTCGCGGCGGCGGTGGTTCTGCTTACCGCCGGGGAGAACCTGCACACGGTGGGCGCATTCGAACTGGCGCACCAGTTGGCCCCGGACCGTTTCGCCGGAAGGTACCTCGGTCTGTTCAACGTCGGCGTGTCGGCGCAGATGGTGTTCGGGCCGCCGGTCATGACCGGGCTGGTACTGCGGGGCCCGCTGGGGTGGCTGGGCCTGGCCGCCGCGTTCGCGGCCGGAGCGGGTGCGCTGCTGGCCGGGGCACGCGACCCGGACAAGAACCAGACCCGCCTGGCACGTCGTTCGGACACCCCGCGGCGCTTCCGGTCGCGGCCGCCCAGCATCCCCGTTCCAGTCCCGACACCCGTCGCCGGCGCGAGTGCGCCGACGGTTGGGTCGACGTCGGAGCAGACCTGA
- a CDS encoding ATP-grasp domain-containing protein, with protein sequence MSGTEHVLIVGGGREIPQLLRRHGAGSRTSVLCQLPLLPKLRDVDEHERVIGLRADASDEEWIVAAQQVHGASPVTRIASFGERDQIRLAVVGSALGLSTHTAETVAAVHDKHLMRRVLADAGVEKVVAVRLDNEAAVVEWVRANPGTWVLKPVDGTASAGVALVRSHREAAAAYQRCVATEHTGRRHSPEVLLEEYLTGPQVSVESLSEDGEHVVVAYTGKYSDPATFVELGHVVPAVIDDAARAGLAAHTTEVLDALGVRDGTCHTEFVLTPDGPRTIETHLRVAGDEIPYLVHDATGVDLIGCVVRQTFGERVLPEVRRTLAATPVRPQAIWFGTAPCAGEVDRWEGLDEARAAGPSVTLTVEAHPGDRVVPLGDSHSRVVWARAEGGTADEALRRAYTAVAACRLVVTVPTVPDGGVQTAL encoded by the coding sequence ATGTCGGGCACCGAACACGTGCTGATCGTCGGCGGCGGCCGGGAGATTCCCCAGTTGCTGCGGCGGCATGGAGCTGGCAGTCGTACGTCGGTGCTGTGCCAGCTCCCTCTGCTGCCGAAGCTGCGTGACGTCGACGAGCACGAGCGTGTCATCGGGTTGCGTGCGGACGCCTCCGACGAGGAGTGGATCGTGGCGGCGCAGCAGGTTCACGGGGCCTCGCCCGTTACCCGCATCGCATCCTTCGGCGAGCGTGACCAGATTCGGCTGGCGGTGGTCGGCAGCGCTCTGGGGCTGTCCACGCACACTGCCGAGACGGTGGCGGCTGTGCACGACAAGCACCTGATGCGGCGGGTCCTCGCCGACGCGGGCGTGGAGAAGGTCGTGGCCGTCCGGCTCGACAACGAGGCGGCCGTCGTCGAGTGGGTGCGCGCGAATCCGGGCACCTGGGTCCTCAAACCCGTCGACGGTACGGCGAGCGCCGGGGTGGCGCTGGTCCGTAGTCATCGGGAGGCGGCGGCGGCCTACCAGCGCTGCGTGGCCACGGAGCACACTGGCCGACGCCACTCACCCGAGGTGCTTCTGGAGGAGTATCTGACCGGGCCGCAGGTGAGCGTCGAGTCGCTGTCCGAAGACGGCGAACACGTCGTCGTGGCATACACCGGGAAATACTCCGACCCGGCAACCTTCGTCGAGTTGGGGCACGTGGTGCCGGCTGTGATCGACGACGCCGCCCGCGCCGGACTTGCGGCGCACACCACCGAGGTACTCGACGCGCTCGGCGTACGCGACGGGACCTGTCACACCGAGTTCGTGCTCACACCCGACGGGCCTCGCACCATAGAAACCCACCTTCGGGTCGCCGGAGACGAGATCCCCTACCTGGTGCATGACGCGACCGGGGTGGACCTCATCGGGTGCGTGGTGCGGCAGACATTCGGCGAGCGGGTCCTACCTGAGGTTCGCCGTACGCTGGCGGCGACACCTGTTCGTCCGCAGGCGATCTGGTTCGGCACGGCGCCCTGTGCGGGCGAGGTGGATCGGTGGGAGGGGCTCGACGAGGCCCGCGCGGCAGGTCCGTCAGTGACGCTGACGGTGGAGGCCCACCCCGGCGATCGGGTGGTGCCGCTCGGAGACTCGCACTCCCGGGTGGTGTGGGCCCGTGCCGAAGGCGGGACCGCCGACGAGGCGCTGCGTCGCGCGTACACGGCCGTCGCCGCGTGTCGGTTGGTCGTGACCGTACCGACCGTGCCCGACGGCGGCGTCCAGACAGCCCTGTGA
- the pyrB gene encoding aspartate carbamoyltransferase: MEQFELAHIQRLFEVTDRMLPYARRERSTRVLEGAVLGNLFFEPSTRSRLSFGAAFNRLGGYVRETTGFAFSSMAKGESVYDTSRVVSGYMDILVVRHPEEGAVAEFAAAINVPVINGGDGPGEHPTQALLDLYTLCRERGLHPGGLGGMRIAVVGDLRYGRTVHSLTKLLALESGLTFVCVAPEELQIPDELVLKLRQQGHTVELTDNLAEGIRDVDVIYATRVQQERLPQGSTVAANGDRFRIDAALYDKVCRPGTVLMHPLPRDSRGGASELADDLNSRPELAIFRQTDNGIPVRMALFALVLDVADQVADTDREARWYRPERFGVLDTRDILS, encoded by the coding sequence GTGGAGCAGTTCGAGCTGGCCCATATCCAGCGGCTCTTCGAGGTGACGGACCGGATGCTGCCGTACGCGCGACGGGAGCGGTCGACGCGGGTGCTCGAGGGAGCGGTGCTCGGTAACCTGTTCTTCGAGCCGAGTACCCGGTCGCGGTTGAGCTTCGGGGCGGCCTTCAACCGTCTTGGCGGATACGTCCGCGAGACCACGGGGTTCGCCTTCTCCTCGATGGCCAAAGGCGAGTCGGTCTACGACACCAGCCGCGTGGTCAGCGGATACATGGACATTCTCGTCGTACGGCACCCGGAGGAGGGTGCGGTGGCGGAGTTCGCCGCCGCAATCAACGTCCCCGTGATCAATGGTGGCGACGGACCGGGCGAACACCCCACCCAGGCGCTACTCGACCTGTACACGCTGTGCCGCGAGCGGGGACTACATCCAGGCGGGTTGGGCGGGATGCGGATCGCGGTGGTGGGCGACCTCCGCTACGGACGGACGGTGCACAGCCTCACCAAGCTGCTGGCGTTGGAGAGCGGGCTGACGTTCGTCTGCGTCGCGCCAGAGGAACTACAGATCCCGGACGAACTGGTGCTCAAGCTACGGCAGCAGGGGCACACCGTCGAATTGACCGACAACCTGGCCGAAGGCATCCGCGACGTGGACGTCATCTACGCCACGCGGGTGCAGCAGGAGCGTCTGCCGCAGGGCAGCACCGTCGCTGCCAACGGGGACCGCTTCAGGATCGACGCCGCCTTGTACGACAAGGTGTGCCGGCCCGGCACCGTGCTGATGCACCCACTCCCGCGCGACAGCCGCGGTGGGGCCAGCGAACTCGCCGACGACCTCAACAGCCGTCCCGAGCTCGCGATTTTCCGGCAGACCGACAACGGCATCCCCGTCCGGATGGCCCTGTTCGCGCTCGTTCTCGACGTCGCCGACCAGGTCGCCGACACCGACCGTGAGGCCCGCTGGTACCGACCGGAGCGCTTCGGCGTACTCGATACCCGCGACATCCTCTCCTGA
- a CDS encoding ATP-grasp domain-containing protein: MTVFKHVLVVAGARDVTPVLRRLNPAVSITTLVATQRLAKVRHPTECARVLALDEAADPQEWVAVAQHVHRRQPIEAVGAFGEFDQDHAAAIASALNLPFHREEVIAAVYDKVAMRRRLSAAGVEEVPSTTVSTVGELRRFADDHGLPVILKPQCGTGSLGIVRVDDLTDLDQGLDRAVHSAPPGSPVVVEPFLTGAEVSVEAFSERGEHRIVGITHKIKDDNFVELGHVVREPGPDDSHVVAYVRQVLNAMGITQGPTHTELILTGGGPRVVETHTRAGGDQIPALLAAAAGIDLVELAVRQVLGERVLPRLDALLVAPDRPRRVGAIRYLVPPRSGRLVSVEHTGHAMSLPFVTGCALLKDPGDELITPIRDSVDRVGYCTSVADDSETAEEAARRAIDTLTVTVGAT; encoded by the coding sequence ATGACGGTGTTCAAGCACGTGCTCGTCGTAGCCGGCGCTCGGGATGTCACGCCGGTGCTACGTCGCCTCAACCCCGCCGTCAGCATCACCACCCTCGTCGCGACGCAGCGACTGGCAAAGGTCCGCCACCCGACGGAGTGTGCGCGGGTACTCGCTCTCGACGAGGCCGCTGACCCGCAGGAGTGGGTGGCCGTCGCGCAGCACGTGCACCGACGGCAGCCGATCGAGGCGGTCGGGGCGTTCGGCGAGTTCGACCAGGACCACGCGGCGGCCATCGCGTCGGCCCTGAACCTGCCGTTTCATCGCGAAGAGGTCATCGCGGCCGTGTACGACAAGGTGGCGATGCGCCGCCGGCTCAGCGCCGCGGGCGTCGAGGAGGTGCCCTCGACGACCGTCTCCACGGTCGGAGAGCTGCGCCGCTTCGCCGACGACCACGGGCTCCCCGTGATCCTCAAGCCGCAGTGCGGCACAGGCAGCCTCGGCATCGTCAGGGTCGATGATCTCACTGACCTCGATCAAGGGCTGGATCGTGCGGTCCACTCGGCACCGCCCGGGTCCCCGGTGGTGGTCGAGCCGTTCCTCACTGGCGCCGAGGTGAGCGTCGAGGCTTTCTCGGAGCGAGGTGAGCACCGGATCGTCGGCATCACCCACAAGATCAAAGACGACAACTTCGTCGAACTCGGGCATGTGGTCCGCGAGCCTGGCCCCGACGACAGCCACGTGGTCGCCTACGTGCGGCAGGTCCTGAACGCCATGGGAATCACCCAGGGCCCCACGCACACGGAGTTGATCCTCACCGGCGGAGGACCCCGCGTCGTGGAGACCCACACACGGGCCGGTGGCGACCAGATCCCTGCCCTGTTAGCTGCGGCGGCCGGCATCGACCTGGTGGAGCTGGCCGTCCGACAGGTGCTGGGTGAACGCGTACTCCCGCGCCTCGACGCGTTACTCGTCGCACCCGACCGGCCGCGCCGGGTCGGTGCCATCCGGTATCTGGTTCCGCCACGGTCGGGTCGGCTCGTCTCGGTGGAGCACACCGGGCACGCCATGTCGTTGCCCTTTGTCACCGGGTGTGCGCTCCTCAAGGATCCGGGCGACGAGTTGATCACCCCCATCCGGGACTCCGTCGATCGGGTCGGCTATTGCACCAGCGTGGCGGACGACAGCGAGACGGCCGAGGAGGCCGCCCGACGGGCGATCGACACGCTCACCGTCACGGTCGGAGCGACCTGA
- a CDS encoding isocitrate lyase/phosphoenolpyruvate mutase family protein, translating to MSKAKSLADLFQRPSLDFLMGAHDALSAQIAQDCGFPGVWVSGLGLSASSGLRDSNELSWTQVMERTELVADRVSVPALVDLDTGYGDFNNVRLVMRRLQRADVGGGCIEDKLFPKTNSFIGAGQQLADPHEFGGRIKAAKDTVGDEVFLVARCEALVAGRSMTEATDRCGGYAEAGADAILIHSKMTSPDEIVSFMASWDGRVPVVIVPTKYSKVPADVFERAGISVAIWANQTLRAAIRSMEKLCVALREQRTMLHLEGEIADLSRVFDLTNNAELELAKELYASHPAGSSLKALADDGGPAGNHLVGAGPTSA from the coding sequence ATGAGCAAGGCCAAGAGCCTCGCCGACCTGTTCCAGCGTCCCTCGCTGGACTTTCTGATGGGAGCGCACGACGCCCTGTCGGCGCAGATTGCGCAGGATTGTGGCTTTCCCGGTGTATGGGTCTCGGGGCTCGGGCTCTCGGCCTCCAGCGGCCTCCGTGACTCCAACGAGCTCTCGTGGACCCAGGTCATGGAGCGCACCGAGCTTGTGGCGGACCGGGTCTCGGTGCCGGCACTTGTCGATCTGGACACCGGATACGGTGACTTCAACAACGTCCGGCTGGTGATGCGCAGGCTGCAACGGGCGGATGTGGGCGGCGGATGCATCGAGGACAAGCTGTTCCCGAAAACCAACTCGTTCATAGGTGCGGGACAGCAACTGGCCGACCCGCACGAGTTCGGTGGCCGGATCAAGGCAGCCAAGGACACGGTCGGGGACGAGGTCTTCCTGGTCGCCCGATGTGAGGCGCTGGTCGCCGGCCGGTCGATGACCGAGGCCACCGACCGGTGTGGCGGTTACGCCGAGGCGGGCGCCGACGCCATTCTGATCCACTCCAAGATGACCTCACCTGACGAGATCGTCAGCTTCATGGCCTCGTGGGACGGACGGGTCCCGGTCGTGATCGTGCCGACCAAATATTCGAAGGTGCCTGCGGATGTCTTCGAGCGGGCCGGAATCTCGGTGGCGATCTGGGCTAACCAGACCCTTCGGGCAGCGATCCGCAGCATGGAAAAGCTCTGCGTGGCCCTGCGCGAGCAGCGCACGATGCTGCACCTGGAAGGCGAGATCGCTGACCTGTCGCGGGTGTTCGACCTGACCAACAACGCCGAGCTGGAGCTGGCCAAAGAGCTGTACGCGAGCCACCCGGCGGGCAGCTCGCTGAAGGCGCTGGCCGATGACGGCGGGCCTGCGGGAAACCACCTGGTCGGCGCGGGCCCGACGTCGGCTTGA
- a CDS encoding aminotransferase class I/II-fold pyridoxal phosphate-dependent enzyme, which translates to MTFDLTWTGSQFLDPTAHSRGVLSALEAVDLTTKDDTWSSRVAEAIAEHFTVPTPWIRVGAGSTQLIEVLLRELNRGAVVDVVPNFHLAATVARQEGWAYHSVPVREPAELLPALEPYLGRADVTIALSSPRNPLGYQFDLADIEDLLRRAAGPVILDEVYADFAPDSALRLLGAYPNLYIARTFSKAWGLATLRAGFVASSAFDDPSGSVRRRLLPNSVSGIAQHAVRHLLAHPEAVRDSIAAAQRARDLMLAGLARIPGVRVWPSAANYVCLETPLAGPVTEALAAAGYRARLLHDLRGFPESWPAGIRLSVPPQPHLDRVVACVEACHRGAVETVQATGFAEVVPSPQAAR; encoded by the coding sequence ATGACGTTCGATCTGACCTGGACGGGTAGCCAGTTCCTGGACCCCACCGCGCACAGCCGGGGCGTCCTGTCGGCCTTGGAAGCGGTCGACCTGACCACCAAGGACGACACCTGGTCCAGCCGGGTAGCCGAGGCGATCGCCGAACACTTCACGGTCCCGACGCCGTGGATCCGGGTCGGCGCCGGATCGACACAGCTTATCGAGGTGCTGCTGCGTGAGCTGAACCGTGGTGCTGTCGTCGACGTCGTACCGAACTTCCACCTCGCCGCCACGGTGGCCCGGCAGGAGGGGTGGGCCTACCACAGCGTGCCGGTCCGCGAACCGGCCGAGTTGCTTCCCGCACTGGAGCCGTACCTCGGCCGCGCCGACGTCACCATCGCACTGTCCTCGCCGCGCAACCCCCTTGGTTACCAGTTCGACCTTGCTGACATCGAGGACCTGCTGCGCCGGGCAGCCGGCCCGGTGATCCTCGACGAGGTCTACGCCGACTTCGCCCCGGACTCCGCGCTGCGGCTGCTCGGCGCGTACCCGAACCTGTACATCGCGCGGACCTTCTCCAAGGCATGGGGGCTGGCAACCCTGCGGGCCGGGTTTGTCGCGTCCTCCGCCTTCGACGACCCCTCCGGGTCTGTCCGCCGGCGGCTGCTGCCCAACAGCGTCTCGGGCATCGCCCAGCACGCTGTGCGCCACCTGCTGGCGCATCCGGAAGCCGTACGGGACAGCATCGCCGCCGCGCAGCGCGCCCGCGACCTGATGCTGGCCGGACTCGCTCGGATCCCCGGTGTGCGCGTCTGGCCGTCCGCGGCCAACTACGTCTGCCTGGAGACCCCGCTCGCCGGGCCGGTGACCGAGGCCCTGGCGGCTGCCGGTTACCGGGCACGACTGCTGCACGATCTGCGCGGGTTCCCGGAGAGTTGGCCGGCTGGGATCCGGCTGTCGGTCCCGCCGCAGCCGCACCTGGACAGGGTGGTGGCCTGCGTCGAGGCATGCCATCGCGGCGCGGTCGAAACGGTTCAGGCGACGGGGTTCGCTGAGGTGGTTCCATCCCCTCAGGCAGCACGGTGA